The sequence GCTTGCTGTCACCTACCTTGGCACCACTTCATTGTTGTCGCAGATCCTGAGCAGCATCTGGGCCTGTTCTTCTctgggctcctggggctcctgcagcctgtggcaggATGGGTGTGAGCAATGAGCTATGTCCCCCCTGGCCCTGAAAGTCCCTGCACCCCTCACCTGGGCTCCAGCCGCTCCTTCACTTTGGCGATGGAGCGGACGTAGGGCGCGATCTGCTTGGTGATGGTGCTCAGGCAGCTGTTCTCCTGCCGCAGCTGCAGCAAGtcatggagctgggctgggggtaGAGGAGTGGGCTGGGACATGGCCACCCCCACAgtgagggcacagggagggggtgTGGGGTCACCAGTACCTTCATAGATCTCCTGCTCATTTGCTACCCGCTGGTAGGTCTCCTCCCAAACctggaaggaagagagggagcTGGACAGTCTGCGGTGGTATGGCACAGAGGGGCCTTGCTCTGCCAGGATGTGCCAGCTGTACCTCCTCAAAGACGCTGCGCATCATCTCCACGGCGGAGTAGTGATCTGCAATCTTCACATCCATCTGCAGCGACTTCTGCAGGATCTCGCTCATGATCTCCGACTTGATGAGCGAGTGGTGCTTGGTGAGGTCAcggtgcagctcctgcacctgaTCCTTCAGGCCCTGGATCTCTGTCTGCAGCATCTGCGGGAACCAGGGGGCACAGTCACgtgagcagcaccagcctggcccgtcctgtcctgtcctgtcccatccTGCTTCCAGCCATGCTCCCTTACCCGGTAGGTGTTCTCGTAGTTGCGGCAGTGCTCAGCAAAGGGGGTCTCACGCCCCTCAGCCAGAAGCACCTTGGTGCTGATGTACCGGTGCATCGTTGGCTTCTTCACCATGGGGCCAGTGGACATTTTGTCACTGGTGGGTGGGCAGCTGGGCACCATGAGGGTCTTGGAGCATTGGCCACCGGGGAGCCTGCATGGAGAGGTGACAGTGACGtgctgcaggtgagcagcagtCGGGGTGAGGTGCCAGGGACCATGCTGCAAGCTCAGTCCCACCACCCCTTGGCTCCGGTGGGACACACCAGTCCCACATATCCCTTCCctcacctgagcacaggggTTCAGTGAGAGGTACCTTTTGCTGCCCCAAAAATCATATTTCTGTGGGTTGCTCTCTGGATTCCTGCAGTTTTGGAACCAGCTGTGGCAGTGAGAAGCCATGAGCTGAGCCTGGCACCCTCCAGTTTCTAAAGGGTGGGATACAGCTCACTCTCTCACCACTGGTATCTCCTGGACCCTTGGCAGGCACTACTGCCCCTGTGTTTCCCCCCATCCCATGGTCTCCCCATGCTAACCACCACACCACTGGTCCTACCGTGCAGCGCCGTGCTCCCCCcgcctgtgctggggccagcagcccccaggagctCAGCCACCCTGCAGTGCCAAGCCTGGCTGGGGGCGAGGAGCGGTCCCCATGGGGCGGCAGTGCCCGTTTGTCCTCTCTTTCTGGGAGAGCCTGCCAGGGCCAGTGCTGCCGTGACATCAACAGGCCTAAATATATCCCTGGTGAAGAATGGCCGAGCACTTCTCTGAAATTCTGATAAAAATAGTGGCGGGCAAAGAGGTTGTGGCACCAAGGGCATGTGGGCGAGCAGGAGCTGGCCCAGGTGGAGCACCCATGGAGAGGGGGCAGAGCCCTCCAGGGAGTgtggctggtgctgggctggggaacaAAGTGAGGCTTAACCAGgcccccagctgccagccccgctgctgcccacccctctgccaccctcccCACTTCCCAGAAGTGTCACTTGAAGCCTCTTGTTCATCagtgcagctgtgcctgtgctgtccTGGTACCCCTGCTGAGGTGACAGGctcaagggcagcagcaggggcaagGTTGGCATGGTGAGATGCTGAGGGACTATGCAGTGTGGCACGTGGCAGGGGACACAGTAGCACATGTGCTTTGGGTGCAATCCTAGCACCTCACATGTTTGTGCCAGTGATGCCAGGTCCAATGCCACCAGCGCTGCCCACCACGGAGCGGCGGGGGCTGAGCATCAGGAGGGGCTCCAGGCAGCGGGCGAACTCTGCCCTGTACTCGCTGTTGATCTGGGGGGCAAGAGAGGAGAgtacagctgggctggggcagagctggcagctggcactgcccgcaggcactgcaggcagggctctACCTTGCTGGTCTGGGCTGGCCGCAGGCGGTGTGGCAGCTTAACAatcctctgcagcctctccatcagttgctgaaaggcagcaatgAAGCATGGTGAGGGGTGCTCAGCACCTTGCCCAtgagctcagcactgccatAGGATGCTGTGAccacccctgcagtgctggcaaCACTCACATAGCCCAGGTCCAGGAACTCGGCTTTAttggcagagctcaggaaggcCGAGCAGGTCACCAGGTGGACCTGTGTGTGTGGAGGGGGTGTGTCACTGCCTGGCTTTGGTGTTAGGatgtccctgcctgctgtgagGCCCTACCTGcagagtgggcagcagggaggcaaGGTGGGCGAGCTGCTCCTTGAAtgccttctccttttcctcgTGCTGGCTGCAGTAGAGCAGGGCATGGCACAGCCTTTGCATCCGAGGGTGCCATCCAGCCCCAGGCATCGCAAACCATCTTAGGAAGGGGAGAGCCCTTGGACAGGGCTCAGCCCACTGCCCCTCACCTCTGCACAGCTTTCAGGAGCGTCTTTTTCCTCTcggagagctgctcctgcaaatGGCACAGCtgtcctgtgtcctgcagccactccagtcccttcccactgccctggctctgtgccgTGGGCACAGGGCTCAATGTGCAGGTGACTGCCTCGCACCTGCATGCGGCTGAAGAGGGAGTTGATGGCTGCCTCCTCCTCGCTGGCACTGTTACGAACCTCCTCGATCATGGCTTTGAGCAGGACAATGGCCTCACGCGTGGAGGTCTGCAGCTCCTTCACAGCCTGCCCGGGGTGGCAGGGCGGCTGCAGTGCAGGGGACAGCACTGCACCCCCACTCCACCCCCACACCCCCCGGCCCTGCCCACCATCACTGCCTGGTCCAGCCGCTGGCAGCCCTGCATGTATGCTGTCTCAATGTCGATGCAGTGTGCCCggctctccctgcaggcacagacatCAAGGAAAGCACAGGATGGGGCACACACAAATGTGGGGCTGGGACTACTCACCCCTGCATGTCCCTGAAGCAGTTGATACAGAGCATCGACTTCTTCTCGGTGGAGAACATGATGTAGGGCTCCTCGTGCAGTGCTGTAGGGGACAGGAACATGGCATAGCCTGGCACGGCGCAGTGCAGCATAGCATGGCACAGGACAGCCTGGCGTGGCACTCACGGCACTTCTTGTGGATGTCTTTGGTGCGCTTGGAGAGGGAGACGATCTCGTGGCGGGTGAACATCCTGGCACGGTGGGTCTCCTCACGGCatggggcacagaggggctgcccACAGGTGTTGCAGAAGTACATGGTGTCCAGCTCCTGTgtgaggggacagagctggtggGAGGCATGGCCCGGGCAGGGGTCCCCTACCCACCCTGCCAGTccaccctgctgccctcaccGCCTTGGTGCAGCAGCGGTCACAGTTGGCACACTGCACGTCCTCCTCGCTGTCGGCTGAGCTGTCCaccaggaactgcagcagccGGTCCACTGGGGGCAGCCCTGTGCCTCCCCTCACCACCGAGGGGTGCCTGCAGGGATGACATGGGGACAAGCATAGCGACACccacaggggcagcagggcagctttGGGATGccgggagcagggctgtgctgagctgccagccctgtgctgtgccccaggcagggccgTCCCTTACCCGCAGAGTGGGCAGCGTAGGCGACCATCGCTGGCACGGCCTCgcaggcagctggcacagaaattGTGGTAGCAGTCGAGCAGGCAGGGGTGCTGGTAGGGCTCGTGGCAGAGCAGGCACACCAGCGGGTGGCAGTTggccttctccagctctgagcagctccccagTGGGGAGAAAATGCCACCCGCCATCTGTGGGGTTGAGAAccaagccctgtccccagggacgCCGTGTGGCATCGGTTTGAGAGAGCACTGTGGCTGCCACAGAAAGGACAAATCCTGTCCCAGGGCCTGTGAGCTGCTGACTATTTTTAGGTTATGAGCTGCGTGGCACGAGGCTGCCCCCAGCGCACCCCTTCCCCTGGTATCACAGGCTGGGGCCTGCAGCACTGGGTCAGATGGTCCCCATAGCAAAGTGGGGGTGTGTGTACCCCAAAGCAGGAGCATCCCCTGGAATGGGCTGTCCCCTCCAAAGGAGcatcctctgcagcagagcatccCCCAGGACAGGGGTGGGGGTTCCTCCAGGACAGGGTGTCCCCTCGGAGGAAGCATTCCCTAGAATGGGGTattccctgcccaggggtgtGCCCTACGATGGCAGCCTGGCAGTAGAGGCAGCCAGGTGCCCCGCATGCCGGGAGTCCCCGTTCTGGGCACAGGTATGTCCTGGCCAGGTGAAGGCTTTACCTCTCCCTGTCTGTAAGTCGGGGGATCCGAGCcgagctgtgctgctgctcaccgTGTGCCGGCAGAAATGAGAGCGGTGCCGAGGCGGCACGGCCCGGCCGAGCCTGTGACGTGGGGCCCCCTGGCACTGCCGATCGGCTGCCACAGCACGGCCCAAAAATAGCCCCGTGCGCGCCTCGGGGCCCTGCGGCGGGGACGTACACGGCACTGCCTACCCACCCAGGCTGCGGGGTACATGGGCATCTGCATGGCCTGCTGACAGCCCACAGGAGGTGCGGGGCTCACCCAGTAAGCACCGAGGCTCCGCGCGGTGCTGGGTCACTCGGTGCGCAGTGAGGAGCCCCGGGGTGTGCGGGATCACTCCGTGCGCTGTGAGGCTCTCACTATGCAGGGTAACTCTGTGCGAAGTGAGGAGCCACAGAGTGCGGGATTCGCTCCGTGCCCGGTGATGCTCCCGGGGTGCGAGGGTCACTCCGTGTACGGTAGAGCTCCCGGGGTGCGGGGGTCACTCCCGGCTGCGGAGGTTACTCCGTGCCCGGTGAGGTTCCCGGGCTGCAGGGGTCACTCCGAGCTGCGGGGGTCACCCCGTGCCCGGTGATGCTCCCGTGCCGCCACTCCGTGCGTGCCGCTCCCCGCGCTCCGGAGGCTCCGCCCCCGCTCCCGGCCGCTCGCCCGCCGCACCCCCACAGACCACGCCCCCCACAGCCCCGCCCACTTCCCTGCTCCCCGCTCGCCCCGCCCTTCCAGGCATCACTGTCCGCTCGCAGGCTCCCTGCGCGGGAGCGGACCGGAAGCGATCGATGCCGTCGGCGCTCGGT comes from Serinus canaria isolate serCan28SL12 chromosome 21, serCan2020, whole genome shotgun sequence and encodes:
- the RNF207 gene encoding RING finger protein 207 gives rise to the protein MAGGIFSPLGSCSELEKANCHPLVCLLCHEPYQHPCLLDCYHNFCASCLRGRASDGRLRCPLCGHPSVVRGGTGLPPVDRLLQFLVDSSADSEEDVQCANCDRCCTKAELDTMYFCNTCGQPLCAPCREETHRARMFTRHEIVSLSKRTKDIHKKCPLHEEPYIMFSTEKKSMLCINCFRDMQGESRAHCIDIETAYMQGCQRLDQAVMAVKELQTSTREAIVLLKAMIEEVRNSASEEEAAINSLFSRMQEQLSERKKTLLKAVQSQHEEKEKAFKEQLAHLASLLPTLQVHLVTCSAFLSSANKAEFLDLGYQLMERLQRIVKLPHRLRPAQTSKINSEYRAEFARCLEPLLMLSPRRSVVGSAGGIGPGITGTNMLPGGQCSKTLMVPSCPPTSDKMSTGPMVKKPTMHRYISTKVLLAEGRETPFAEHCRNYENTYRMLQTEIQGLKDQVQELHRDLTKHHSLIKSEIMSEILQKSLQMDVKIADHYSAVEMMRSVFEEVWEETYQRVANEQEIYEAQLHDLLQLRQENSCLSTITKQIAPYVRSIAKVKERLEPRLQEPQEPREEQAQMLLRICDNNEVVPRDASPGSNKEASASPEEGFIPRDSPGDPSPKNKDCCRGQQKSGAETATPKEPAP